Proteins from one Canis lupus familiaris isolate Mischka breed German Shepherd chromosome 26, alternate assembly UU_Cfam_GSD_1.0, whole genome shotgun sequence genomic window:
- the XBP1 gene encoding LOW QUALITY PROTEIN: X-box-binding protein 1 (The sequence of the model RefSeq protein was modified relative to this genomic sequence to represent the inferred CDS: deleted 2 bases in 1 codon) — protein MVVVAAAQSPAAGAPKVLLLSGKPAAAAAGAPAGRALPLMVPGPRGASPEAACGGPPQARKRQRLTHLSPEEKALRRKLKNRVAAQTARDRKKARMSELEQQVVDLEEENQKLLLENQLLREKTHGLVVENQELRQRLGMDTLATEEEAETQTKGNGVRPVAGSAESAALRLRASAAGAGPVVTPPEHLPMDSDSVDSSDSESDILLGILFNLDPVMFFRCPSPESTSLEQLPEVHPEGPSSLPASPSPSLGTSSAKLEAINELIRFDHVYTKPLVLEIPSETESQANVVVKIEEAPFSPSEKDHPEFTVSVKEELVEDDFIPELGTSDLLSSSHCLKPSSCLLDAYSDCGYEGSPSPFSDMSSLLGVDHSWEDTFANELFPQLISV, from the exons atggtggtggtggcagccgCGCAGAGCCCGGCCGCCGGGGCCCCCAAGGTGCTGCTTCTGTCCGGCaagcccgccgccgccgccgccggagccccggCCGGCCGGGCCCTTCCGCTCATGGTGCCGGGCCCGCGAGGGGCCAGCCCGGAGGCGGCCTGCGGGGGTCCGCCCCAGGCGCGCAAGCGACAGCGCCTCACGCACCTGAGCCCCGAGGAGAAGGCGCTGCGCAg gaaactgaaaaacagagTAGCAGCCCAGACTGCCAGAGACCGAAAGAAAGCTCGAATGAGTGAGCTGGAACAGCAAGTGGTAGATTTGGAGGAAGAG AACCAAAAACTTTTGCTAGAAAATCAGCTTTTACGAGAGAAAACTCATGGCCTTGTAGTTGAGAACCAGGAGTTAAGACAGCGGTTGGGGATGGATACCCTGGCTACTGAAGAGGAGGCGGAGACCCAGACCAAG GGGAATGGAGTGAGGCCGGTGGCCGGGTCTGCTGAGTCCGCAGCACTCAGACTACGTGCA TCTGCAGCAGGTGCAGGCCCAGTTGTCACCCCTCCAGAGCATCTCCCCATGGATTCTGACAGCGTTGACTCTTCAGACTCTGAG TCTGATATCCTGTTGGGCATTCTGTTCAACTTGGATCCAGTCATGTTCTTCAGATGTCCTTCTCCAGAGTCTACCAGCCTGGAGCAGCTTCCAGAGGTCCACCCAGAAGGACCCAGTTCCTTACCGGCCTCCCCTTCTCCATCACTGGGGACGTCATCAGCCAAGCTGGAAGCCATTAATGAACTGATTCGTTTTGACCATGTATATACCAAGCCCCTAGTCTTAGAGATACCCTCTGAGACAGAGAGCCAAGCTAATGTGGTAGTGAAAATTGAGGAAGCACCTTTCAGCCCCTCAGAGAAAGATCATCCTGAATTCACTGTCTCAGTGAAGGAAGAACTTGTAGAAGATGACTTCATTCCAGAGCTGGGCACCTCAGATCTACTTTCATCCAGCCACTGCCTGAAGCCATCTTCCTGTCTACTGGATGCTTATAGTGACTGTGGATATGAGGGCTCCCCTTCTCCCTTCAGCGACATGTCCTCTCTGCTTGGTGTAGACCATTCTTGGGAGGATACTTTTGCCAATGAACTCTTTCCCCAGCTGATTAGTGTCTAA